GAGCCCGATGATCGCCCTGGAATCGTCCCTCTCGAGCTTCGATGGACGGCCGGCCCTCGTGCCGAACCTCGGCCGGGACACCAACGGCAACGGCCTCCTGTACGACGACCGCAACAACAACGGGTTCGCGGACGCTTCCGAGCGCGATTCGGGGTCTGACTACGACCAGGACGGCGCCTGGGACGTCTTCGAGGACCTCAACCAGAACCACAGGCTCGATCCCGGCGAGGACCGCGACGGCGACGGGCGCGTGACGCCGGACTTCGGATGCGAAGGGGATGCGCGGGAAGACACGGACTGCGACGGCCATCTCGACAACATTCCTGAGGTGGAAGGTGAGTACGGCTTCTTCCATTCATGTTATTGCGACTTGAACAACGATCTCGATCACGATCGACGGCAGGACCCCGGCACGGAGGACCGGAACAACAACCGGATCCTGGACGACATGGCCCGGCCGACAGGCATCTATCCCTACGGTCGCCTGGTGCCTGTGCTGCCCGATCGCGACTACAGCTACGGCCAGTCGATCGGCATCATCAGCGGGCCGTACTACAAGGACCTCGACGATCGCCGCAGGCGGGTGACGCTGCGCCAGGACCTGAGCATGTACGTGCCCGACGCGAGCGGAAGCCACGACGTCAAGGTAGGCTGGAGCTTCGAGCGGGAGCAGTTCAAGAGAACCACGAAGGCGGGAGATATCCTCGCGACCATCGACGACGTCTGCGGCGGTCAGGCCACGGTCACGCCGTCCGACTCCGTCGGCGATCCCTCGATCACCTGCATCTCCTCGTATCAGCCGACGGTGAAAGCGCTGCTGCCGACCGAATCCAGCGTCGACAACAAGGCGACCGGGATGACCGGCGGGCTCTACGTCCAGGACGGCTTCAAGCCGCTCCCCAACCTGAGCCTGGGGTTCGGCCTGCGGTTCGACCGCGAAAGGACCGACTCCTTCGGCTACACCTCCTTCGACCCCGCCGCCCAGCGCGCCCCGTTCGATCGCATCGGCTCCCTGATGGGTACCGAGAAATACCTCGATGATTTCCTGCAGGGGAACAACGACAAGCTTAGGAACTTCGGCATCCTGGCGGACCCGATCTTCCAGGGATCGACCAGTTCGGAACAGGCCACCGCCTATCTCACCGATCCCATGCGCCTCGCCGCCGCCGGGCGGCTGACCAGGCACCACAGCGAGAACTCCTTCCTGTCCTCGCGGCTCGGGGCCCTGTTACCCGAGATCTTCAGCGGCGGAGAGATGAATCTGCAGCAGCTTCATGAGCTGGGGATCCTTCCGCAGCTGCGCGAGTCGTTCGCGATCACCAACAACAACCTGGCGCCGCGGCTTTCCGTGTCGTGGGATCCGCTGGCGGACGGGCGGACCAAGCTGTTCGCCACCTGGGGGCGTTACTACGACAAGCTGTTCCTGGGGACCATCGTCGGCGAGGAGGGACCGGACTACCTGGGGCGCTACTACGACTTCGCGCCGTCGGGTATCTCGGTGCAGTACGACAATCCATTCAACCCGAGGGCGCTTGGAGCCGTGCCGAACCACTACATCGGCCGGTACCTGTCGAAATCGGCCCCGTCCGCCACCCAGGTCGATCGCAGCCTTCAGACGCCGTTCAGCGACGAGCTCACGCTGGGGTTCGAGAGGGAAATCGCTCCGGAGGTGGCCCTGTCCGTCTCCTACATCAGCCGCAGCTACCGCGACCAGATCCAGGACATCGACGTCAACCACGCCCTTCGAATCGATGATGAGACCGGTGAGCCTTTCGATGACTTCGGCCAGATGCAAGTCCTTCCCGGAGGAAGCCGGCGGCCCATCAAGGATGGCCGTCCGGACCTCTTCCTCCTGAATCCCTTCTTCAACCAGGTGCTGCGGATCGGCAATTCCAACGAGGCGCGGTACAAGGGGATCGAGGTGGCGCTCAAGAAACGGCTGTCGCGCCGCTGGCAGATGCAGGGTTCCTACACCTATTCGCGGGCGATCGGCGCCGCCGAAGATTTCCAGTCGCGCCTGGGGAACGACCCCTCGACGGTCGAGTCCGAGTTCGGCTACCTCGACTACGACCAGCGACATGTGGTGAAGCTCTTCGCCACGACCTACCTGCCGCGCGACTGGCAGGTCGGCTCCTCGATGACCTGGGCCTCCGGCCTGCCGTACTCGATCGTGTCGCGCTTCTTCGCCCTGGACAACGAGGGCTTTCAGCAGTTCAGGACGCGATTCGGATACACGGCGATCGATCCGGACTCGGGGCCCCGTTTCGTGCAGATGGCGAGGAACAGCGAGCGCAACGAATCGACGCTCGATCTCAACCTGAATCTCCGGAAGAGCTTCGTGATGGGGCGGACGTCGGCCGCCGCCGTCCTCGAGATCTTCAACGTCCTGAACACGGACGACCTGCGCGTCTTCACGTACGAGCCGAACAAGGGGGAGTTCAAGCCGGGGGAGGGGATCCTCCTGGCGACTCCGCTCCAGCTCGACGCCGAACGGCGGTTCGGCCGGCGCTTCCAGATCGGTCTCCAGCTGGAGTTCTAGGGCGTCCGGGGCGCCGCCGCATCATCTATAATGCGGGCGATGACGCCGGCGCCCCGCTCCGAACGCAACCCGGGATCGACCAGGAGAGTGTCCGGGCGGAATGGCGTCGCGTCCGTCCTGGCCCTGGCGCCGCTCCTCGCCGCCTGCGGGTACCACCTGGCCGGCCACTCGACCACCCTGCCGCCCGGCATCACGACGATCGGCATCCCGACCTTCGTGAACCGCACCAACCGGCCGGAGCTGGAGCAACGGGTGACCGAGCACATCATCGACGAATTCACCACGCGGGGCCGGGTGCGCATCGTGCCCGGGGAGGAGGGGGCGCAGGCGATCCTGCGCGGGGAGATCCTGAGCTACGTC
This window of the Candidatus Polarisedimenticolia bacterium genome carries:
- a CDS encoding TonB-dependent receptor, whose amino-acid sequence is MSSLFQLGRILIRALVLCGLTVFPVQAQTTGFLHGLVSSDKGDPLPGVVILVTSGGEGVAGRGAVTDKSGTFQIAGMPPAHDYSVRASLPGFATVTLSDVDVSAGEVSRIHITLSPETALREHVEVRAKPGMIDLAETTTSTQITSEFIDALPLFGRNYQEVLTLAPGVSDDDGDGNPNIHGARDTDMITFVDGVSTTDPLTGKAGAQLNLESIQEIEIKTSGATAEFSRAQGGFANIITKSGGNEFEGAFKMFWRGSLLDGNGAGIDDARLHAGVGEVELRDLRFNDYLPFISLGGPLVKDRAWFFVTSEYIQKQDPVNALSSSFVRELREYRQFVKLTWQATATQRLSLSLNYDPQEFLNEGLNGFTRQESGYSTKAGGTVLTLKATSILSPMIALESSLSSFDGRPALVPNLGRDTNGNGLLYDDRNNNGFADASERDSGSDYDQDGAWDVFEDLNQNHRLDPGEDRDGDGRVTPDFGCEGDAREDTDCDGHLDNIPEVEGEYGFFHSCYCDLNNDLDHDRRQDPGTEDRNNNRILDDMARPTGIYPYGRLVPVLPDRDYSYGQSIGIISGPYYKDLDDRRRRVTLRQDLSMYVPDASGSHDVKVGWSFEREQFKRTTKAGDILATIDDVCGGQATVTPSDSVGDPSITCISSYQPTVKALLPTESSVDNKATGMTGGLYVQDGFKPLPNLSLGFGLRFDRERTDSFGYTSFDPAAQRAPFDRIGSLMGTEKYLDDFLQGNNDKLRNFGILADPIFQGSTSSEQATAYLTDPMRLAAAGRLTRHHSENSFLSSRLGALLPEIFSGGEMNLQQLHELGILPQLRESFAITNNNLAPRLSVSWDPLADGRTKLFATWGRYYDKLFLGTIVGEEGPDYLGRYYDFAPSGISVQYDNPFNPRALGAVPNHYIGRYLSKSAPSATQVDRSLQTPFSDELTLGFEREIAPEVALSVSYISRSYRDQIQDIDVNHALRIDDETGEPFDDFGQMQVLPGGSRRPIKDGRPDLFLLNPFFNQVLRIGNSNEARYKGIEVALKKRLSRRWQMQGSYTYSRAIGAAEDFQSRLGNDPSTVESEFGYLDYDQRHVVKLFATTYLPRDWQVGSSMTWASGLPYSIVSRFFALDNEGFQQFRTRFGYTAIDPDSGPRFVQMARNSERNESTLDLNLNLRKSFVMGRTSAAAVLEIFNVLNTDDLRVFTYEPNKGEFKPGEGILLATPLQLDAERRFGRRFQIGLQLEF
- a CDS encoding LptE family protein, coding for MTPAPRSERNPGSTRRVSGRNGVASVLALAPLLAACGYHLAGHSTTLPPGITTIGIPTFVNRTNRPELEQRVTEHIIDEFTTRGRVRIVPGEEGAQAILRGEILSYVVTPVVISQLGRATRYEILITAHVALSETTTDRALWEDDHFLFKRQYDVQSDPQAFIDQEIVAIDDVATDFSRSVVTSILEGF